The Nodosilinea sp. PGN35 genome includes the window CAAGCCCTAGCCTGACTCCCCCCCAATCTCCCCCACCCCATCACTCCCCACCTTCCTGCTCCCCACCTTCCCCATCCCCCCACTCAAAACTCAAAACTCAAAACTCAAAACTCAAACTTTTCCCGCCCCGGCTCGCCGCTCTGCCGATTGATCTGCTGATTGATCTCAGCCACCTCGGCCACCCACCGCTGGCGATCGCCGTGCTCCAACGCCATCAGATCGGCGTGGCCCCAGTGAAAGTGGT containing:
- a CDS encoding DUF6760 family protein codes for the protein HFHWGHADLMALEHGDRQRWVAEVAEINQQINRQSGEPGREKFEF